The following DNA comes from Magnolia sinica isolate HGM2019 chromosome 18, MsV1, whole genome shotgun sequence.
gatttttcaaaagaaaaatcccaaatctcaactaaatttgaaataaacaactctaagagagaaatagaagtaatctagacacaaatctacaagcaaaatgcaaatggagcactaacttaaagattttggaagatgggttcgactagtcgtgtgtcagcTCGTTGGAGAGTaatgttgaaatgaagaagaagatgatttcccccaaattttaagtgaatccccgcgattcacgactggtcgtggatactcacgactggtcgagtacaggccaaaaaaatctgatttttgcatatttttcaagatttaaaaactaaactagcaaatatatacattatgatacaaataggcataattaatcattttaaaatgcgcatgttgagatcaaatttcattttgttaaacctgcttttgttgagcggtttagtgaaaatatcagcatgttgattcttggtagggatatattccaaagatataaccttttcttcaactaattcccgaatataatgaaatctaatattaatgtgcttagtacgagaatgctgaattggattttttgaaatatttatggcactgaaattatcacaatataaaagcATAGattcctatttaattccataatcacttagcatacgtttcatccaaataaaTTGTgaacacgcattaccagctgtaatatattcagcttcaactgttgaaagtgatatagaactttgtttcttactaaaccaagaaactaaacagtttttggtataaaaacaaccatcactggttgattttcgatcatcaaaattaccagcccagtcagcatccgagtacccagctaattgaacactagtctcatgaggataccagagaccgagattaacagtacttgcgacatatcgtataatccgtttgatagcagtcaagtgcgactctttaggttcagactgatatcttgcgcaaataccaacacttagagtgatatcgggtctactagcagttaaatacaatagactaccaatcacactccaatataatttcagatccacatttttacctgcagaatcttttgagagtttcaaggttgtactcataggagtatcaaagttcttactattttcaaatccaaatctcttaatcaagttcatagcatatttagattgagaaatgaacattccattaggtttttgttttacttgcaacctgagaaaataattcaattctccaaccaagctcatttcaaactgagatttcatcaaatctgcaaactcaatagtcatgtcagtacaggtagatccataaatgatatcatcaacatagatttgtactaataagatgtgatccttatattttttaataaacagagttttatcaacacatcccatttaaaaattatggcttaatagaaactttgttagtttctcgtaccatgccctaggagcttgttttaaatcgtaaagtgtctttttaagacgatatacatgatcagcatttttgaggtctttaaaacccattggttgttcaacataaacttcctcatgtagatcgccatttaaaaatgcacttttcacatccatttggtaaatcttaaactttctaaaacatgcaatggatataaagagtctgattgattcaagacgtgctactggtgcaaaggtttcatcatagtcaataccttcaatttgagtgtaaccttataccactagtctagccttgtttctaattatattgccaagttcgtcagacttatttttaaaaatccatttggttccaatgatgtgtttgtcTTTAGGTCTAggccaaacatcatttctcacaaattggttaagttcttcttgcatcgcaacaatccagttttcatcagcaaaagcttcttttacattacatggttctatctgggatgtaaaacatacgtaattgcatatattctcaagttgtctacgggtacgaacactagtgagagggtttccaagaatctgtgtggttggatgatctttaacagtcctcagttcataAGTAGTCTgaatagatgaaatatcagatttatcaattactagtacgtcatcattatctgaatttgagactggtatgtttaagtgatcatcaatgactacattgatggattcttgaatcacaccggtccttttgttcagaaccctataagctcaactatttaaagagtatcttaaaaagatcccttcatcactcttcataccaaactttcccagatgttcacgatcttgtaaaatatagcacttactgctaaaaactcaaaagtatttgacagtaggctttttatcgaaccacatttcgtaagccgttttattattacctttactagtgtaaacccggttaataatatagcaagctgtattgactacttcagcccaaagatttgtagcgagcttcatactatttaacatgacattagccatttcttgaagtactctatttttcctttcaactataccattttgttgtggagtttcgggcactgagaattcatgtaatatttcctgatcgctacagaacttctcaaaaccgctattctcaaattcagatccatgatcactacgaaacttactaacttgagaacctttttcagtttgagagcctttttacttcttcaagggtttctaatttgtcccttaagaagacaacccatgtatatctggtaaagtcatctactattaccaaaatatatcttttgccatctcgactttccgtcctggtaggtcctactagatccatatggagaagctcgagtggtcttgatgtggtattggaattcacctttttgtgtgagttccttgtttgtttgccaatttggcattcaccacatattttatctaatttttgtagtttgggtagaccttttataagttcccatttgctcaatctatgtaaatttcggtagtgtacatgtccaagatgtttgtgccacaaatcagtctcgtctatttggaccatgtaacatgattgattagatgagctagattcgctaacaatatagcagttttcagacgttctacgtccagttagtattactgaacccttgttgtttagaatctcacagctttgattagaaaaccatacactatggttattatcacaaatctgagatatgcttagaagattatgtttcagtccttcaacatacaacacatttttaatcaaaggaaggttatagagttgaaccataccttggcccataatcttgtaattgctgccatctccaaatgtgaccgaaccattagtcatgtctttgagatcggtgaataaagtcttgtcgcctgtcatatgcctggagcatccactatctaggtactacttagaatggcttgttgctttaaaagtggtgtgggcaaccaagcaagtgacctttggaacccatttcataaccattttaggtttaggaggatagcaggtcttctttcgattgtaagagttataagtatgacctggtgagttagactttaaaagctccttaagtaaatcagctatcttttctgccaaaggactttggttttgctttttatagttgatatgtcttttaagtttttgaaaagatttaaagtttttagaaaacatttgatctttcccttttgagtttaagatctctccctttacaaacgtgggagaagtattcttcggtttaggaggaacactcttgtcatagcccaaacTAGATTAATtaccacattttctcgatccagataagagtttttctaatttaggatcaccttgggcatatttccaggtttcctttaaactcaagagagaagagacttcatgttttagttgttcgttttcagatttaagattttcaaactgggaggttttaaaatctaaatcacattttgtcttttcaaaatagtctgaaatatgtgacttttctaaaacaagagattcatatatttctttaagtttagaaaatttcactttttgaagtttcaatttcatagcaattttacaactttccttgtatagggcattgtaagcatcttgaagatcatcttcattttcatattcactattcagattttcttcattagtcgagtcatcattatctgaaaaagtgaatttggttagagtcataagggccttaacatcacaccctgacttagtttcagaatcttctgattcagaagagacttcagaatcagaggactcatcccaagtagccatcatacttttcttttttggacttgccccttattaggacatttgttagccaaatgcccatactcatggtagttgtaacattgattgtcttttaatgattttctagtttcagGTTTAGgattctttttatcaaatgctttttgaaaatcaaccctcttttttacttttaaaaattttataaaatctctttgccaaaagagccatatcatcctcagatttttctaaatcagagtttaaatcattttcatgaaaaccatttttagaagtttttaaggcaatagatttacctttcggagctttaaaggttaactcataagtctgtaatgagccaactaattcctcaaccctcatattgtccatatcacgaagttcctggattgcggttactttagaattgaaccgttcaggaagtgagcatagtattttagcacatatcttgcttttagaaattttatcgcctagaccctacatagagtttacaatgtcatttaatctggtatagaagtccatgaacatttcattttcttccatatgtatttccttaaatttagttgtaaggatttgtatcttagatttcttgacaattaaagtacccttgtgtgtcatttctaatatattccaagcatgttttgcaaaatcacaggatataattcttttgaattcatccggtgatagtgcataagtaattgcatttagtgccttaccatttgcactactctcagttttctgaagtgtggtctaagagaaatatggtgtaattttcatagattttgaatcaTCAATCCcgattacttcagtggtaggaggggtccattcattcactatggatagccacacactttcatccatggatttgaggaagatcctcatcctggctttccaataggcatagttggagccatcaaagggtggaggcctagtgactgataggctatcaaaatttgacatcttttatatagctgagatcgttagctcaagaattaaatccaaataaaaagcaataagagcaagctattaggctttgataccacttgaaatggccaagctatatgtcttagagggggggtgaataggactatgccaagttttaagataaatacagcggaaatatagaaagatagaactgaataaataaatcaattcacactactgaatgctagctcaaaatattgattgttctaaggacaaccatgcaccataaaaatggttgggcaaccttactagaacaaatagagaaactgaagctcaaagtaataaagagatagcaaaaatataatgctgaaatgtaaatctaaattattacaacattccccactgtgcttgaaatgtaaaatttacaacattcacatccacacatacattctacaattctaaatgataaaagataggaaatataaatcacacatccacaacacaaagaattatagtggttcgcctgtgtgttcaccaactgttaaacaacagccacacagaatgctactctactcctaatatcctcacccaggggatattagcgttcactatcaaataagttttcacaggttcacccaaaaccttcacaattgtgtctttttcaaagggcttacacaattcaaaacccttacttctgagttttctggctctccttagataaccaacaactttgagatttttctggcttaacttcaaataaaaccaaataatgtaaattacacaaattgtaaaatacttgattttctccttcgttgtagcagcccagaagaaccaagtcggagtagagatttgaatgtcaaagttcaatgtccaatactcactttataatggttctaggttctaatagattttaaattaaaacaaaagggctagctataattgattttgattccagaaaaaggaaaacaacaattcctcttttcagattagattggaatacaagaaacaaaatcaattaagaaagctaaagaaagagaatattaaatatgcacacttagattatatggagcaccgacttatctctcaaaaggctgaattaatttagcttgaagctCTTTAATTTCCAtatataattctgagattcgtgctctatttataggtgagcaaatcacaccttcgactggtctaaggacctttacgactggtcgtagaaccaacagatatttgaaaatttgggcgcaataagatttgacagtttcacgactggtcgtaggtttccttcgactagtcgtaggatcccttcgactggtcgtaggtggccgaatttcaacattgttctttgagtcgtaagtctacgactggtcaaagatgcagttgacactgttcctacgactgctcgaacagtccccaggactagtcgaagcctaacagaaaatttacgatttttgtaacaaacttacgactgatccaggaaatgtttagactggtcgaagtagtgctaggactagtcgaacaaagtcctggactagtcttagaatagaccaaactcacttatataaaacatatgaattatgtatccaaaatggcctactctaaaggtcaacctaaggtcagtcataccttaatagtgaagtaaggacattgaaactttagagacgagtgacctttgaaagtaatggagcttgaagtcttgatgtcgtttaaacttgagagctttttgaaatcttgagattgaacttgaaagcttcttgagatcttgaagttgaacttgaaagcttcttaagattcttgacttgtgaacagtgcttgtcaacctaagttgatcttgaatagagcattgttcttcacagatgcaagcttcataacggtgtctttggcaccacaaatttgacaacacaaagggctataaactatggcacttacaggaTGATATTGCtcatgaggaattatatgatgcaTGGTTTCCATTTCTATCAGGTGGGACTCATTTTTTGGTAATCCGGAATATTATCTACTGCAACCTGCCATTGATGAGCTGTGTACCAGATATACACTCAATAGGACATTTTTGCCTTTTGATTTCTTGATATGTAttgatggttaagaagagaaatgcacCAATCAtccaattcaaactgaaaaaagacaaaaaaaaagtcTCATGATTGGTCACTGGGATCTTCTAATCTGGAAGTCTCTTGGGTCATGATCCATTCATAATGGCATGCAACAGAGAGGTTTGGGCCATACAAAACCATAGGCCCtacttgtcagaactgaaagtCCATGTATGTTGTGTAAAGATGCATATTCTGCATTGTATTATGTATCTATTTATTTTGCTAAGTagttacatttaaaaaaataaaaataaaacaaacaacttgagagagagagagagagagagagagagagagagcgagagagaggaaCTTAGCCCAGGTCACAACTAAAGATCATGAGTTTGGAGGAATTATATGCTTGTCAAAATTGAAAATCCTTGTATATTGTGCAAGGATGTGGGCTGTGCATCATATCATTCCTCTGTTTATTTTGCCAAGGTATGAATTTTCTATTTACCAACTTTGAATGAAGGGGTTGCCATACTTCCTTTGATCCCTACAGTTGTTAGAGAACTACCTAAGATGAAATTTCTAGCTATTCGATAGACATAAAAGAAATGAACATGACAGTGGTCCACACTGAGCGAGAAAAGGCAAAAGATTGGATTGCTGGCATTTTCTAATCTCACACACATGATCCCATATATGTGGGAGCATGGATCTTGATTCTATCTTATGGTTCCCACCATCAATTGAACTGAGACCCAGCTGTgttgggtctttttttttttttttttttaaattattagttAAAAAGTATGGTGTTGTGAAGTGAAAATAGTGATAGGAAAGTGTAATTGTGTCAGGTTGGTGGATACACAGTGGAGTAAAAGGGAGACAACACTAGTGCAGTGAGAGGAGCAGGTCATTTCtttctcaatatttttttttctttttagtagaaaatcaGTAATAGTTCGTTGATGATAACATTTATAGGATAATGAGAAAGTGGATATGCGAAGGCTTGTTGATTGGAACCAATCAAAGGGTAGGTGTTTATGAAATACAATTGCTTTCACGTCATGTTGGTAATGACCTTCATGATTtactattcttttcttttctctgtcaTATTCACAGAAGTCTTGAAGCTAATTGTAATACCTGCTTAAAGCTTCAAAAAATGGGTTCAATTCCTTGCCCAAAAACATATCAGTATGTGTTCAATTATCTTTTGTTGTGCTTCAATGTTATAATCAGGACAATCTACGTTGGATCATTGATGATGGTTTTGTACGTCACATGTCTAGTCACCAAAACATTGTACATCAACATGCCTACCATTAGAGTTCTTTTTTCCCTGGAATTTGTTGTAAAGATGCCatcttttcatgtttttctttgatTTGTCTGTGGTGATGATTTTCCACATCTGAACTTTATGGTCCAGTTTATCAGAACATCTCCATGTTTAAAAGGTGATACTATCAAAAAGTTCATGGTCTGTGCACCAAAAATCCTAAGATTGGAAGAACCATTTGCATAGAATTTGAGTAAGACCATGCCACCATATGAATGGACCACACTCATTTTCATCCCAGGTGATATTTATGAAAGCTGCAGTCCTTGTGCTTGTCTTTGATGTTACACAAAAGCAACATGACAGCGGAAGATAAAAGAACATGGTACCTTAAATATAAGGTATTAGTTGGTGATTTCTCCTTGGAAATGGTGGCCCAATTGCACTGGTTGGATCAAGGCACTTGATATGCGGGAACTCAAAAATTGTGCAGTTGGCGTGTATTAACCGCACAATCGCTTACTCATAGTCCCAAGATTGGGAtgagttgaacaatcctaacctttgacactACAACAAATGAGACTTTTAGTGGCGCTCACAAGCGCCGCTATAAGTCCCTAAAAGCGCCGGCGATTCTATTATTGGCGCTAGTCAGGCGCCGATAAATGGGCATGTCGCTAAAAGTATTAGCGGCGCTAGGTAACTTCAATTGGCGCCTTTCTGAGCGCCGCTACTTGTAAGTTTTTTCGACGCGAaaaagcgccgctaaaagtcACTTGGAGCGCCGGTAAAAATGGTTTGTACACTTTTTCTTGCGAAAAAGCGCCGTAAGATTTCTGCACAAGCGCCGGTAgaagcctttgtatggatttgagAGGCCCTAGCATGCCAGTAATTTCAGGTCATGTAGATACTCGACGGGTGTCGTGCTGTTGAACTGCTCCACCCACATGCCCATGCTCACATCTTCCATCTTGAAGAGTTGTTTTAGAGTTGAATTGTCAGCGTGAaggccttttctttttcttttttttcaagttGGTAATAAGGGTTAAAACAATAGCAGCAGAAGTTTGTACATCTTACCCTCAAGGCGTGTTTCTCAAACTCTGTTACAACAAATTGTGCAATGTCTGATGATACGATGTAGCCTGGGCCATTGGCATACGGTGGATAATCTTCTTCTGGCCATTCCTGAAACACAAACAATAAGCATAGTGTTGTGAGCTATTCCGAGTGAAGGAAAGAGAAGTTGGTAATGAATAAGACGATGAGAATGAATGACGAGGTTTCCACCAAAAACCATAAATATTACAATGAAAGTATATAAATCACCAGAAAAGCAATACCGCCCCAATGCTTGCAGTGTTTGCTGCATTTGACAATAGACATTCTACTAAAGCTGAAAAGTTAGCAGGGAATTGAGATTCTAGTCCTGGTAAATTAGACTAATGTGGCTATCCTGACTATGCAACAGGCCATGGTGTTTGGACCAGTGTCCTGACTTCTCTAAGAAATGAAAGGCCTGAGCATGAATAGAGTCTCTAATACTAAAGTTTTCAATTCAGTTCCATTTTTGCCAACAAGATATGAAATTTAGTTCCCAGTCTGCTCTATTTATTGCATTAAATCATCTACTTTTCAATCTTTTGCTTCCTATAAACCTGTAGTAAGTCAGTGAGGAAACACTGTTTTCGGAGCATGTTGGTGTCCCATAATACCTCTTTTACTTGCATAAGTAAACTAAGATAAGTACCCGACCCCAAAAACTCTTCTAAGATGGAAAAGGCAAGTAAAGTTCCAGATTTTCCTTTGTTTCTTCCAAACAGTTCATTATGTAACCATGGCAGTCCCCCATTCAAGGAATGCAATTCAGAGCATTTTATCATCAAGTGCGATTTAGTACCACATAATTACTCAAGCaacggattttattttattttatttttaaaagagcaGAATAATAGTTTAAGGGAAAGGTGGGGAAAGTTAATTTATACCTCATATGTCACAGCCAATTTACCATAACGCAAGGGCTTGTGGTAGTAATTCATGTTTCCAACATATAGGCTTCTACCAATGGGGACTTTCTTGGCTTCCTTAATCACCGAATCTATTTTGACAAATGTGTcatcatcacatttcatgatataATTTGCAGAGACTGTACGACCTGTGTCaataaacaaatacattaagtCCAGCAATCCTTATAAACTTTTTCATTATCAAGGCATACAATTTTCTAACTTTTTCTTTCTTAAAGATAACAAGATTTCATAATTAGAAGTATTTCTATTCTGACAAATGTGTCATCGTCACATTTCATGATATAATTTGCAGAGAATGCATGGACCTGTGtcaataaacaaatacatcaagtccaTCAAGCCTTATAAACTTTTTCATTATCAAGGCATacaaatttctaatttttttccTTAACGATAACAATATTTCATAATTAGAAGTATTTCCAACTTTGATAGTTGAATTTCACTCACCCCATACTCACAGATGGCAACCGTCTTCAAAACAACCAGATCATAGCTATCCATGAAAGGCACTATTACA
Coding sequences within:
- the LOC131233366 gene encoding hydroxyproline O-galactosyltransferase GALT5-like; this translates as MKCDDDTFVKIDSVIKEAKKVPIGRSLYVGNMNYYHKPLRYGKLAVTYEEWPEEDYPPYANGPGYIVSSDIAQFVVTEFEKHALRVRCTNFCCYCFNPYYQLEKKEKEKAFTLTIQL